The Daucus carota subsp. sativus chromosome 7, DH1 v3.0, whole genome shotgun sequence genome window below encodes:
- the LOC108196926 gene encoding probable receptor-like protein kinase At5g18500: MATGLNKGLSKESILGLEVWEIIGIVVGIFIVVILLALAYYLTSRKKLKRTRESIPVSQIPTISKEIQEVKVEQVAANDFVPREGILLTIHDKTNNKEADKVLVHLGLGKAKNGDNNSSHGSFNHLEKDGRSQSGEEGSSGTFAAYTRTSSHPITAPSPLSGLPEFSHLGWGHWFTLRDLEVATNRFSKENVLGEGGYGVVYKGHLINGSPVAIKKLFNNLGQAEKEFSVEVEAIGHVRHKNLVRLLGYCIEGTHRMLVYEYVNNGNLEQWLHGSMRQHGYLTWEARTKVLLGTAKALAYLHEAIEPKVVHRDIKSSNILIEDDFSSKVSDFGLAKLLGAGESHITTRVMGTFGYVAPEYANTGLLNEKSDVYSFGVVLLEAITGREPVDYGRPAQEVNLVDWLKMMVGSRRSEEVVDPNIETRPSTRALKRALLTALRCVDPDSDKRPKMSQVVRMLESEEYPIPREDRRHHRRSVASSVDTESQKDNYDTDKSDNPDSRSESKRN, encoded by the exons ATGGCTACCGGTCTGAACAAGGGGCTATCTAAGGAATCCATCCTTGGCCTCGAGGTCTGGGAAATTATAGGCATTGTTGTGGGAATATTTATTGTGGTAATTCTTTTGGCATTAGCATACTATCTTACTTCACGAAAGAAGCTGAAAAGAACAAGAGAAAGTATTCCTGTTAGCCAGATTCCAACTATTTCGAAGGAAATTCAAGAAGTGAAGGTAGAGCAAGTTGCCGCAAATGATTTTGTTCCACGTGAAGGAATTCTTCTCACAATTCatgataaaactaataataaagAAGCCGATAAAGTATTAGTTCATCTAGGATTGGGAAAAGCAAAGAATGGAGATAATAATAGCAGTCACGGTTCTTTTAATCATCTGGAGAAAGATGGCAGATCCCAATCTGGAGAAGAAGGGAGTTCTGGTACATTTGCTGCGTATACACGAACTTCTTCCCATCCAATAACTGCCCCTTCTCCTTTAAGTGGGCTACCCGAATTTTCCCACTTGGGTTGGGGTCATTGGTTTACCTTAAGAGACCTTGAAGTTGCAACAAACCGATTTTCGAAGGAGAATGTGCTTGGTGAAGGTGGTTATGGAGTTGTGTATAAGGGACATTTAATTAATGGAAGTCCGGTGGCAATAAAAAAGCTTTTTAATAATCT GGGTCAGGCAGAGAAGGAATTCAGTGTGGAGGTTGAAGCTATAGGCCATGTGCGccataagaatttggttagatTGTTGGGATACTGCATCGAAGGAACTCATCG GATGTTAGTATATGAGTATGTCAATAACGGCAATCTAGAACAATGGCTTCATGGATCTATGCGTCAACATGGATATCTTACTTGGGAGGCTCGGACAAAGGTTCTTCTTGGAACAGCTAAAGC TCTCGCGTACTTGCACGAAGCAATTGAGCCAAAAGTGGTTCACCGAGACATTAAGTCTAGCAACATACTGATTGAAGATGACTTCAGTTCCAAGGTTTCTGATTTTGGTTTGGCAAAGTTACTTGGTGCCGGAGAAAGTCATATTACAACTCGCGTCATGGGAACATTTGG GTATGTGGCTCCTGAGTACGCAAATACAGGCCTTCTAAATGAAAAGAGTGATGTTTATAGCTTTGGGGTTGTTCTTCTAGAAGCTATCACTGGCAGAGAACCTGTTGATTATGGGCGTCCTGCTCAAGAG GTTAATCTAGTTGATTGGCTGAAAATGATGGTTGGGAGCAGGCGTTCAGAAGAGGTGGTGGATCCAAACATTGAAACAAGGCCATCGACAAGAGCCTTAAAGCGAGCCCTCTTAACTGCTTTGCGATGCGTTGATCCAGATTCTGATAAGAGACCTAAGATGAGCCAAGTTGTTCGTATGCTTGAATCAGAGGAGTACCCCATACCAAGAGAG GATCGCAGACACCATCGAAGATCTGTGGCTAGCAGTGTGGACACTGAATCTCAGAAGGACAACTACGACACAGATAAAAGCGACAACCCAGATTCCAGGTCGGAGAGCAAAAGGAACTAA
- the LOC108193656 gene encoding uncharacterized protein At4g18257, which produces MAEKDEQEAGSKKRVSSTYESLGWLTESTVMPKKLKPIEGVGASSIFELKAQLYRSQEESKRLGKDSAQPSSSFEHLDVHKAKKKILAHDPFANKNHGVESRAHKDKLELKALNEGAVSYAALEKKAELYDKLARGELSDEEDKEKYCVDFSSKIVQEEPQHPQDHDTSGTGQTEYGGSSMRPNIMPMGLGRAGATFDNEEHKRFVKEVHEEVNQAREKVSEAKLRRQEQMALHREKLKQAYLRKRLEKIKASKTEQNSI; this is translated from the exons ATGGCTGAAAAAGATGAACAAGAGGCGGGTTCCAAGAAGAGGGTATCATCAACCTACGAATCCCTAGGATGGCTCACAGAATCGACCGTTATGCCCAAGAAACTCAAGCCCATCGAGGGTGTCGGAGCCTCCTCGATTTTCGAGCTCAAGGCCCAGCTTTACAGGTCCCAGGAAGAATCCAAGCGTCTTGGCAAAGATTCAGCCCAGCCCAGTTCGTCTTTTGAGCACCTTGATGTTCATAAGGCCAAGAAAAAGATTCTTGCTCACGACCCTTTTGCTAATAAGAATCATGGTGTTGAATCCAGGGCTCACAA GGACAAGCTTGAGCTGAAAGCACTCAATGAGGGAGCAGTTAGTTATGCTGcactagagaagaaagctgagtTGTATGATAAGCTTGCAAGGGGAGAGCTTTCAGACGAGGAAGATAAAGAGAAATACTGTGTTGATTTCTCTAGTAAGATTGTGCAGGAGGAACCACAGCATCCTCAAGACCATGATACTTCTGGCACAGGGCAAACAGAGTATGGAGGTTCTTCAATGCGACCTAACATTATGCCTATGGGGCTGGGAAGAGCAGGTGCCACCTTCGACAATGAGGAGCACAAGCGTTTTGTGAA AGAGGTTCATGAAGAAGTTAATCAAGCAAGGGAAAAAGTATCCGAGGCCAAATTGCGTAGGCAAGAGCAAATGGCACTGCACAGAGAGAAACTCAAACAGGCTTATCTTAGAAAACGGCTGGAAAAAATTAAAGCATCCAAAACAGAGCAAAATTCTATTTAG
- the LOC108193564 gene encoding nuclear envelope-associated protein 2: protein MSHSREIDPLLKDLSERKQSFRHNVVMLAAELKEVRGRLASQEQSFVRENITRQEAEMRVKDMEEEISRLHKNLDERNGQYQEAAFTAEKYLKDVDDLNLKLSATQATADANAALAQSAQMQCLALLKEIDEKNNALKEHEAHVNKLGEQLDLLQKDLQAREISQKQLIDEVLRMEHDIMQAMANAGGSSDSELRRILDEVSPKNFNNINKLLNAKDEEIMKLRTEIRVMSAHWKLKTKDLESQLEKHRRADQELKKRVLKLEFCLQEARAQTRKLQRTGERRDKALKELRDQLATKEQPGVSSDGKQNIWESSGFKIVISMSMLILVVFSKR, encoded by the exons ATGAGTCATAGCAGAGAGATTGATCCTTTGTTGAAGGATCTGAGTGAAAGAAAGCAGAGTTTTCGACACAATGTGGTGATGTTGGCTGCGGAGCTTAAGGAGGTTCGGGGCCGCCTTGCCTCCCAGGAACAATCGTTTGTTCGAGAGAATATCACAAGACAG GAAGCGGAGATGAGGGTTAAAGATATGGAGGAAGAGATTTCTAGATTGCATAAGAATTTAGATGAGAGAAATGGGCAGTATCAAGAAGCAGCCTTTACGGCTGAGAAG TACCTCAAAGACGTGGATGATCTTAACTTAAAGCTCTCAGCTACTCAAGCAACAGCAGATGCTAATGCTGCTCTGGCACAGTCTGCCCAAATGCAGTGCTTGGCACTATTGAAGGAGATAGATGAGAAAAATAATGCCTTGAAAGAGCATGAGGCTCATGTTAATAAGCTAGGAGAACAATTGGATCTTTTGCAGAAAGATCTTCAAGCAAGAGAAATTTCTCAAAAACAACTGATAGATGAAGTCCTGAGAATGGAGCATGACATTATGCAAGCAATGGCGAACGCTGGAGGAAGTAGTGATAGTGAGCTGAGGAGGATTCTGGATGAGGTTTCACCAAAGAATTTTAACAACATTAACAAGCTTTTGAATGCTAAGGATGAAGAAATCATGAAGCTGAGAACTGAGATAAGAGTCATGTCTGCCCACTGGAAGCTCAAGACAAAGGATTTAGAATCACAG TTAGAAAAGCATCGGAGAGCAGATCAAGAGTTAAAGAAGAGGGTCTTAAAGTTGGAATTCTGTCTCCAGGAAGCTCGTGCACAAACCCGCAAGCTTCAAAGG ACAGGAGAGCGAAGAGACAAGGCTCTAAAAGAATTGAGAGATCAGTTGGCAACAAAGGAACAACCTGGAGTTTCAAGTGACGGTAAACAAAATATATGGGAAAGCTCTGGTTTCAAGATTGTGATCTCCATGTCGATGCTGATCCTGGTTGTGTTCTCAAAGCGGTAA